From a single Rosa rugosa chromosome 7, drRosRugo1.1, whole genome shotgun sequence genomic region:
- the LOC133721532 gene encoding uncharacterized protein LOC133721532: MQGFAERGNSGDLAQLQSTMHAIELACNSIQMQMNLGAAEATILSLSQTPQPYQTCKFILENSQVANARFQAAAAIRDAAIREWGFLSSDEKRSMISFCLCFVMQHANSPEGYVQAKVSSVAAQLLKRGWLDFSAAEKEEFFYQVNQAVYGIHGVDVQFAGINFLESLVSEFSPSTSSAMGLPREFHEHCKKLLELDHLKTFYCWARDAALSVTNRIVESDSAVPEVKVCTAALRLMLQILNWEFSPIAVPLGGRMGTDSPKRSECNQVQPGPAWREVLVTSGHIGWLLSLYAALRQKFSCEGYWLDCPIAVSARKLIVQFCSLTGTIFSSVQMHEHHLLQLLSGIIQWIDPPDAVSRAIECGKSESEMLDGCRALLSIATVATPSTFDQLLKSTRSFGTLTLLCILMSEVVKNLMTNNSEEETWSWEARDILLDTWTALLVPGNRNGGNASLPPEGKNATASLFALIVQAELKAASASAFKDDDSDYLQASISALDERLSSYALIGRTAIEVTVPFLTGLFSERFERLHQGRGIIDPTETLEELYSLLLITGHLIADEGEGETPMIPNAIRFHLPHNLEAEMHPIVILCGSIIRFAEESLKPEMRASVFSPRLMEAVIWFLARWSCTYLMSPEESRDSTTVLLKFFGQHGQGKLVLDIIVRISLTALVSYPGEKYLQALTCFQLLHALVQQKNICIHLVALDSWRDLANAFANEKTLFLLNTAHQRSLAQTLVRSASGMRNSEASNQYVRDLMGHMATYLVEITSKNDFKNVAQQPDIILPVSCLLERLRGAASASEPRLQKAIYELGFSAMNPVLILLEVYKHESAVVYLLLKFVVDWVDGQISYLEAQETAAVVNFCMSLLRLYSSNNIGKISITLSSSLSTEAKTEKYKDLRALLQLLSSLCSKDLVDFSSDSTETESTNISQVVYFGLHIVTPLISLELLKYPKFCFDYFSLLSHLLEVYPETVAQLSNEAFSHVLGTLDFGLHHQDAEVVDMCLRALRALASYHYLETSAGKVGLGSHAAGLKDPGGNFQEGILSRFLRSVLQLLLFGDYSPDLVSGAADALLPLILCEQSLYQKLGNELIERQANETLKSRLSNALRSLTSANQLSSTIDRKNCQIFRKNLSNFLVDVRGFLRTM; the protein is encoded by the exons ATGCAAGGGTTTGCGGAGAGAGGTAATTCAGGGGACTTGGCCCAGCTCCAGTCCACCATGCACGCCATTGAACTTGCCTGCAATTCTATTCAG ATGCAGATGAATTTAGGTGCTGCCGAAGCAACTATTTTGTCACTTTCCCAGACTCCTCAACCATACCAGACATGTAAATTCATTCTTG AGAACTCTCAGGTTGCAAATGCAAGGTTTCAGGCTGCAGCTGCAATTCGTGATGCAGCTATTAGAGAATGGGGTTTTCTTAGCTCAGATGAAAAGAGAAGCATGATTAG tttttgtctttgttttgttATGCAACATGCTAATTCACCTGAGGGCTATGTCCAAGCAAAGGTGTCCTCTGTGGCTGCTCAATTGTTGAAAAGGGGTTG GCTTGATTTCTCAGCTGCTGAGAAGGAGGAATTTTTCTATCAG GTAAACCAGGCTGTTTATGGCATTCATGGTGTAGATGTGCAGTTTGCTGGAATTAATTTCCTGGAATCTCTG GTGTCTGAATTTTCTCCATCTACTTCTAGTGCGATGGGTCTACCTAGAGAGTTTCATGAGCATTGCAAAAAGTTGTTGGAGCTAGACCACTTGAAG ACTTTCTATTGCTGGGCACGAGATGCTGCATTAAGTGTTACAAATAGAATAGTTGAGTCTGACTCTGCGGTACCGGAGGTTAAAGTCTGTACTGCTGCATTGCGTCTCATGCTTCAAATCCTGAACTGGGAATTCAGTCCAATTGCAGTCCCTCTTGGAGGCAGGATGGGTACTGATTCACCTAAGAGATCCGAGTGTAACCAAGTCCAG CCTGGACCTGCTTGGCGTGAAGTTTTGGTTACTAGTGGCCATATAGGCTGGCTCCTGAGCTTATATGCGGCACTGAGACAGAAGTTTTCTTGTGAAGGTTATTGGCTCGATTGCCCTATTGCTGTCTCTGCTAGAAAGTTAATAGTACAGTTCTGCTCCTTAACAGGAACCATATTTTCATCTG TACAAATGCATGAACACCATCTCCTCCAACTTCTTTCTGGAATAATACAGTGGATTGATCCTCCTGATGCTGTTTCTAGAGCGATTGAATGTGGAAAAAGTGAAAG CGAGATGCTTGATGGTTGTCGTGCTTTGTTGTCAATTGCAACTGTTGCAACTCCCTCAACATTTGACCAGCTCTTAAAATCAACAAG GTCCTTTGGTACTCTTACCTTGTTATGCATATTGATGTCTGAAGTTGTCAAGAACCTAATGACTAACAACTCTGAAGAAGAGACTTGGAGCTGGGAGGCACGCGATATCTTACTAGACACTTGGACTGCACTCCTTGTG CCAGGAAATAGGAATGGTGGAAATGCATCGCTTCCACCTGAAGGGAAAAATGCTACAGCCAGTTTATTTGCCTTGATTGTACAGGCTGAACTGAAGG CTGCTTCTGCATCAGCATTTAAAGATGATGACTCCGACTACCTTCAGGCTTCTATCTCGG CCTTGGATGAGAGATTAAGCTCCTATGCTCTTATTGGTAGAACAGCAATTGAGGTCACGGTACCTTTTCTCACAGGACTGTTTTCTGAGCGCTTTGAACGGCTTCATCAG GGCAGGGGCATTATCGATCCAACTGAAACTTTAGAGGAACTCTACTCATTGCTACTTATCACTGGGCACTTAATCGCTGATGAAGGGGAGGGAGAAACACCTATG ATCCCAAATGCTATACGATTTCATCTTCCGCACAATCTGGAAGCAGAGATGCACCCTATTGTCATCCTTTGTGG CTCAATCATAAGGTTTGCCGAGGAAAGTTTAAAACCAGAAATGAGAGCGTCGGTTTTCAGTCCCCGACTCATGGAG GCTGTCATATGGTTCCTTGCTAGATGGTCTTGTACGTACCTAATGTCTCCTGAAGAAAGTCGAGACTCCACAACTGTCTTGCTCAAATTTTTTGGACAACATGGTCAAGGAAAATTGGTTCTGGACATAATTGTTCGCATATCCTTGACAGCACTGGTGTCATATCCTGGAGAAAAGTACCTGCAG GCTCTTACTTGTTTCCAGCTACTTCATGCACTTGTTCAGCAAAAAAATATTTGCATTCATCTTGTTGCTTTG GATTCATGGCGTGACCTTGCAAATGCTTTTGCTAATGAAAAAACTTTGTTCTTGTTAAATACAGCTCACCAG CGTTCACTTGCTCAAACACTTGTTCGGTCAGCTTCTGGTATGAGAAATTCAGAGGCATCAAACCA GTATGTAAGGGATCTCATGGGTCATATGGCAACATATCTTGTTGAAATCACAAGCAAGAATGACTTTAAAAACGTTGCTCAACAACCAGATATCATCCTGCCG GTCAGTTGCTTGTTGGAGAGGCTTCGTGGGGCTGCCAGTGCCTCTGAACCTCGTTTACAGAAAGCAATTTATGAGCTCGGATTCTCTGCAATGAATCCTGTTTTGATTCTTCTTGAGGTTTACAAACATGAG TCTGCAGTTGTATATCTGCTACTTAAGTTTGTAGTTGATTGGGTGGATGGACAAATAAGCTATCTAGAGGCTCAGGAAACTGCTGCTGTTGTCAATTTCTGCATGAGTTTGCTTCGTCTTTATTCATCAAACAATATTGGCAAG ATATCAATAACTCTTTCAAGCAGCTTAAGCACTGAAGCAAAGACTGAGAAGTACAAGGATTTGCGTGCTCTACTCCAGCTCCTTTCAAGCCTTTGTTCCAAAGATTTG gttgatttttcatcagattCCACTGAGACAGAGAGCACAAACATATCTCAg GTCGTTTACTTCGGTCTTCATATAGTTACTCCTTTAATATCGTTGGAGCTGCTGAAATACCCCAAGTTTTGTTTTGAT TACTTCTCATTGCTCTCCCATTTGTTGGAGGTCTATCCTGAAACAGTTGCACAACTAAGCAACGAAGCCTTTTCTCATGTACTAGGAACTCTTGATTTTGGTCTTCACCATCAG GATGCCGAAGTTGTTGATATGTGTCTCAGAGCTTTAAGAGCTCTTGCTTCTTATCACTATTTGGAAACTAGTGCCGGTAAAGTAGGCTTGGGCTCACATGCTGCAGGCCTCAAGGATCCTGGTGGAAATTTTCAGGAAGGCATTTTGAGCCGGTTCCTTCGTTCAGTACTGCAATTACTCCTTTTTGGGGATTATAG TCCTGACCTGGTCAGCGGTGCAGCAGACGCTCTTCTTCCGTTGATACTTTGTGAACAAAGCCTATACCAG AAATTAGGCAATGAGTTGATAGAGAGGCAGGCAAATGAAACATTGAAATCAAGACTATCAAATGCGTTGCGGTCTCTCACAAGTGCGAACCAGCTTTCATCTACCATTGATCGTAAAAATTGTCAAATATTCAGGAAAAATCTTAGTAACTTCTTGGTTGATGTTCGAGGTTTTTTGCGAACAATGTGA